In the Sinorhizobium arboris LMG 14919 genome, one interval contains:
- a CDS encoding YceD family protein, translating to MKQESKSAFSYPVKVGHISANPVTVHLSANEAELRALAKLWRVDGVSSLTADLQIARWKKDGVKIRGEVRAHIVQTCVVTLEPVESDIREPVEAIFVPEGSKLARQADSDGGEMIVDPDGPDLPDTFTGDTIDAGVVVSEHAALAIDPYPRKPGAVFGARIESSAEEDKRPNPFAVLKDWKKD from the coding sequence ATGAAGCAAGAGAGCAAATCGGCATTCTCCTATCCGGTGAAAGTCGGGCATATATCGGCAAATCCCGTCACCGTGCATCTGTCGGCGAACGAGGCCGAACTGCGCGCACTTGCCAAGCTTTGGCGCGTCGACGGCGTCTCCTCCCTGACTGCGGACCTGCAGATCGCGCGCTGGAAAAAGGACGGCGTGAAGATCAGGGGCGAGGTTCGCGCGCACATCGTACAGACCTGCGTCGTGACGCTGGAGCCGGTCGAGTCGGATATTCGGGAGCCGGTGGAGGCGATCTTCGTTCCGGAGGGGTCGAAGCTCGCCCGACAGGCCGACAGCGATGGCGGCGAGATGATCGTCGACCCGGACGGGCCAGACCTGCCCGATACCTTCACGGGCGATACCATCGATGCCGGCGTCGTCGTCAGCGAGCACGCGGCGCTCGCCATCGATCCCTATCCGCGCAAGCCGGGTGCGGTTTTCGGAGCCCGCATCGAAAGCTCCGCCGAGGAAGACAAACGCCCGAACCCGTTCGCAGTGCTGAAGGACTGGAAAAAGGATTGA